The window GCGGGCTTGAAAACTGCGGAAGGGTCGCGCGTTGCGAGCGGCGGCGCCGGGGGAGCGTCCGCCGATGGCGGCGGTGCGACGGGACCGGCCGCCGTTGGCGACGCAACGACCCGGAGACGACAAAGCACTTATCACTAAGCTCGTATCGTAGGACGTACATCTCCGAATGACGACACCACGCCGGCGGCCCTCGAACGCGGGGTCCCGATACGCCGCTGCGCGCGAGGCCCTCCGGGAGCGCGCCGCGCCGCACCTCGGGATCGATCCGCGAGCGCTGGGCGCGTTCCGGATCGGGCTGGCCCTCCTGCTGCTCGGTGACCTGCTCGTCTACCGGCTCCCGGTGGTGGGCGCGTTCTACACCGACGACGGCGTCCTGCCGCGCTCGACGCTCGCCGAGCTGTACCCGTTCTTGGAGACCGTCTCGATCCACGCGGTGTCCGGCTCGGCGTGGGTCCAAACGGGGCTCCTCGCGCTCGGCGCGTGCGCCGCCGCCTGCCTGCTCGTCGGCTACCGAACGCGAGCGTCGACGGGCCTCTCCCTCGTCCTGCTCGCGTCGCTTTACGCTCGCAACCCGTTCGTGATCAACGGCGGGAACACGATTCTGCTGATGCTCCTCTTTTTAAGCCTCTTTCTTCCGCTCGACGCCCGCTGGTCGCTCGGTGCCGGCCGGTCGAGCGACCCCGGTTACCGCGACGACGCCGATGGAGGCGCGACTGACGGGGGCGAGAGCGGCGTCGGTCGGCGGGTCTGTTCGCTCGGAACCGCCGTCACCCTCCTGACGCTCGTCTCGATCTACGCGGCCAACGTGGTCTCCAAGGTCCGGAGCGACGCGTGGATGTCGGGCGTCGCGGTCCCGCGGATCTTCCAGATAGAGGAGTTCGTCGTGCTGTTCGGCCCGTTCGTCTCGGACCACACCGCGGTCCTCGCGGCCATAAACTGGCTCTGGATCGCGCTCCTCTCGGCGTCCGTGCTGCTGGTCGCCGCCACCGGGTGGCTGCGAGCCGGCGTGGCCCTCGCGTTCGTCTCCGCGCACCTCAGCATGGCCGCGACGATGCGGCTCGGCGTGTTCCCGTTCGTCATGATCTCGGTCCTGCTCCTCTTCCTCCCGCCGAGGGTCTGGGACGCCGTCGAGGCGCTCGCGTCGAGCCTCCCCGGGTCGTCTCGGCTCCCAGATCGGGCGTACCGAAGCGACGGCGGAAGCCCGACCGAGGCGGCGTCTCCGGTCACGTCGCGGGCGCGTCGCGGGATCCGCGTCGCGGCCGCCGTCCTGCTCGTTGGCGTCTTCGTCGCGCTCGTGGTCTGGCAGGCCGCGGGGGTCGGGCTCGTCGACATGCCGGCGTCGGAGTCGGCCGGCGAACTCTCGGAGGTGAGCTGGTCGTTCTTCGCGCCGAACCCGCCGGACACCTCCAGCTGGTACGTCGTCCGAGCGACGCTCGACTCCGGCGAGACCGTCGACGCGCTCGACGGGGGTCCGGTCGCGTTCGACCGGCCGCCGGACGCGGCGGACACGTACCCGACGACCCTCTGGCACCAGTTCGGGCACAGAGTGCGGTACGCCGGCGAGACGCAGTACCGCCCGGTTGCGGCGTACGTCTGTGAACGGGCGGACCCCGACGTGGAGTCCGTGACCGTCTTCCACGTCGAGCAGGAGGTCGGTCCGAACGGACCGGTGGGAGAGCCGGAGCCCCAAGAGCGGATCAGCGCCGCCTGCTGACGCCTCGAGCGTTGTTACGCCTCGGGCGTCGCCACGCCGCGAGAGTCGCTACGCCTCGATGAACCCGCCCGCGCGGAGCGCCTCGTCGACGTCGGCGTCGTCGTGGACGATCGCCGAGACGGCGCGGGCGATCCCCTCGGGGTCCTCGTGCTGGAAGATCGACCGGCCCATCGACACGCCGGCCGCGTCGCCGTCCATCGCGCCGCGGACCATCTCCACCGTCTCGCGGTCGGTGCCCTTCGAGCCGCCGGCGATGACGACCGGGAGCCGCGTCGACTC is drawn from Halorubrum sp. CBA1229 and contains these coding sequences:
- a CDS encoding HTTM domain-containing protein, producing the protein MTTPRRRPSNAGSRYAAAREALRERAAPHLGIDPRALGAFRIGLALLLLGDLLVYRLPVVGAFYTDDGVLPRSTLAELYPFLETVSIHAVSGSAWVQTGLLALGACAAACLLVGYRTRASTGLSLVLLASLYARNPFVINGGNTILLMLLFLSLFLPLDARWSLGAGRSSDPGYRDDADGGATDGGESGVGRRVCSLGTAVTLLTLVSIYAANVVSKVRSDAWMSGVAVPRIFQIEEFVVLFGPFVSDHTAVLAAINWLWIALLSASVLLVAATGWLRAGVALAFVSAHLSMAATMRLGVFPFVMISVLLLFLPPRVWDAVEALASSLPGSSRLPDRAYRSDGGSPTEAASPVTSRARRGIRVAAAVLLVGVFVALVVWQAAGVGLVDMPASESAGELSEVSWSFFAPNPPDTSSWYVVRATLDSGETVDALDGGPVAFDRPPDAADTYPTTLWHQFGHRVRYAGETQYRPVAAYVCERADPDVESVTVFHVEQEVGPNGPVGEPEPQERISAAC